The following proteins come from a genomic window of Ilumatobacter coccineus YM16-304:
- a CDS encoding pyridoxal-phosphate dependent enzyme: MHAVFGWECAVCAAKVDLLEPMPWRCPNSSPTDRHHVLQMLQTGDASVVSPGPMESTNPFARFDHRLAWAARAAARGMTSAARAALVAELDEAVRAVDGVGFVTTPFERSSELSDRLGFSSDGGVWVKDETGGVGGSQKARHLFGILLHLRSLELLGELDERPPLAIASCGNAALAAATLAKAADWPIDVYVPTWMSDGFGRRLDALGATIHRCERRDDDPPGDPAMFRFREAVDAGAVPFTVQGPENALCLDGGRTIGWELAEQIVAPTGPGELAAVYVQVGGGAFASCLGAGLVESGRRPMLMAVQAAGCAPLDRAWRMAATPTSDWSEVMAPWPDPTSLADGILDDETYDWIGVLDAIRATGGDTVVASESNIERAHEVALDAGFDASPTGTAGLAGLLEHRASADPWLGGPNTRVAVVMSGVTR; encoded by the coding sequence ATGCACGCCGTGTTCGGCTGGGAGTGCGCGGTGTGCGCGGCGAAGGTCGACCTCCTCGAGCCGATGCCGTGGCGGTGTCCGAACAGTTCACCGACCGACCGCCACCACGTCCTACAGATGTTGCAGACCGGCGATGCCTCCGTCGTGTCCCCCGGACCGATGGAGTCGACGAATCCCTTCGCTCGCTTCGACCACCGACTGGCCTGGGCGGCGCGAGCGGCAGCGAGGGGGATGACGTCGGCGGCGCGGGCGGCGCTCGTCGCCGAACTCGACGAGGCGGTGCGAGCGGTCGACGGCGTGGGGTTCGTGACGACACCGTTCGAGCGATCGTCGGAGCTGTCGGATCGGCTCGGCTTCTCGTCCGACGGCGGCGTCTGGGTCAAAGACGAGACCGGGGGAGTGGGCGGCAGCCAGAAGGCGCGTCACCTGTTCGGCATCCTGCTCCATCTGCGCTCGCTCGAACTGCTCGGTGAGCTCGACGAGCGTCCCCCGCTCGCGATCGCATCGTGCGGCAACGCCGCCTTGGCCGCGGCCACGCTGGCGAAGGCAGCCGACTGGCCGATCGACGTCTACGTCCCGACGTGGATGAGCGACGGATTCGGGCGCCGGCTCGACGCGCTCGGAGCGACGATCCATCGGTGCGAACGGCGAGACGACGACCCGCCGGGCGACCCGGCCATGTTCCGGTTCCGCGAAGCGGTCGACGCGGGAGCGGTGCCGTTCACGGTGCAGGGTCCCGAGAACGCGCTGTGTCTCGACGGCGGGCGCACCATCGGCTGGGAACTCGCCGAGCAGATCGTTGCCCCGACGGGACCGGGTGAACTCGCCGCCGTCTACGTACAGGTGGGCGGAGGAGCGTTCGCTTCCTGCCTCGGCGCCGGCCTGGTCGAGTCGGGCCGTCGGCCGATGCTCATGGCGGTGCAGGCAGCCGGGTGCGCGCCGCTCGACCGGGCGTGGCGCATGGCGGCGACCCCCACGAGCGACTGGTCGGAGGTGATGGCGCCGTGGCCCGATCCGACGTCGCTGGCCGACGGCATCCTCGACGACGAGACCTACGACTGGATCGGCGTGCTCGACGCGATCCGCGCCACCGGGGGCGACACCGTCGTCGCGTCGGAGTCGAACATCGAACGGGCGCACGAGGTGGCGCTCGACGCCGGATTCGACGCCAGCCCCACCGGAACGGCCGGTCTGGCCGGACTGCTCGAACACAGGGCGTCGGCCGATCCGTGGCTCGGTGGACCGAACACACGCGTCGCCGTCGTCATGAGCGGCGTCACGCGCTGA
- a CDS encoding pyridoxal-phosphate dependent enzyme, translating to MTEPADDAVTTHALENQFGLADRIVDAGAIANSVERFREQGITLPTFAQLADPTTFDHDERVGDADPQGPDARNLWRVHWYNDLSGDRVQVPDHVVLPPELTGVPSPIIVVFGDRFPMITAHKVLAAYSCLAPRIVTGQFDPTVHRAVWPSTGNYARGGIAISKIMASRGVAILPEGMSQERFDWLDTWCANPEEDVIKTYGTESNVKEIYDACNELAKDPGNFILNQFSEFGNHLGHYTVTGRALGHVFEQVRADSGRDLRLAAFTSATGSAGTIAAGDRLKEEYGSKTIAVEALECPTMLENGYGEHNIQGIGDKHIPLIHNVTNTDGIVAISDKSTDELDLVFNSEAGRAHLASKGVPEAIVAQLEHFGFSAICNTLAAIKTSKMLGLGPDDALITVATDGAALYPSERAKLLANRFGGEFTASNAAEAYGEHLANVDTDNMIECTEADRRRIFNLGYYTWVEQQGTPFELFEARRSQDFWKGLRRYVGVWDDMIDEFNDQVAAGS from the coding sequence ATGACCGAGCCGGCCGACGACGCCGTGACCACGCACGCCCTCGAGAACCAGTTCGGACTCGCCGACCGCATCGTCGATGCGGGCGCGATCGCGAACAGCGTCGAGCGCTTCCGCGAACAGGGCATCACCCTGCCGACGTTCGCTCAGCTCGCCGACCCGACCACGTTTGATCATGACGAGCGTGTCGGCGACGCCGATCCGCAGGGGCCGGATGCTCGCAACCTCTGGCGCGTCCACTGGTACAACGACCTGAGCGGCGATCGGGTGCAGGTGCCCGACCACGTCGTGTTGCCGCCTGAACTGACCGGTGTGCCGTCGCCGATCATCGTCGTGTTCGGCGACCGCTTTCCGATGATCACCGCGCACAAGGTGCTCGCCGCCTACTCGTGCCTCGCGCCCCGCATCGTCACCGGCCAGTTCGACCCGACCGTGCACCGCGCCGTGTGGCCATCGACCGGCAACTACGCCCGCGGCGGCATCGCGATCTCGAAGATCATGGCGAGCCGTGGCGTCGCGATTCTTCCCGAGGGCATGAGCCAGGAACGCTTCGACTGGCTCGACACCTGGTGCGCCAACCCCGAAGAAGACGTCATCAAGACGTACGGCACCGAATCGAACGTGAAGGAGATCTACGACGCCTGCAACGAGTTGGCGAAGGATCCCGGCAACTTCATCCTCAACCAGTTCTCGGAGTTCGGCAATCACCTCGGTCACTACACCGTCACCGGCCGGGCGCTCGGCCACGTGTTCGAGCAGGTGCGCGCCGACTCCGGCCGTGACCTCCGCCTCGCCGCGTTCACCAGCGCCACCGGATCGGCCGGCACGATCGCCGCGGGCGACCGGCTCAAGGAGGAGTACGGCTCCAAGACCATCGCCGTCGAAGCGCTCGAATGCCCCACCATGCTCGAGAACGGGTACGGCGAGCACAACATCCAGGGCATCGGCGACAAGCACATCCCGCTGATCCACAACGTCACCAACACCGACGGCATCGTGGCCATCTCCGACAAGTCGACCGACGAACTCGACCTCGTGTTCAACTCCGAAGCGGGCCGAGCCCACCTCGCGAGCAAGGGCGTGCCCGAAGCGATCGTGGCGCAACTCGAACACTTCGGATTCTCGGCCATCTGCAACACGCTCGCCGCGATCAAGACCTCGAAGATGCTCGGCCTCGGCCCCGACGATGCGCTCATCACCGTGGCGACCGATGGTGCAGCGCTGTACCCGAGTGAGCGGGCGAAGCTGCTCGCCAACCGTTTCGGCGGCGAGTTCACCGCATCGAACGCGGCCGAGGCGTACGGCGAACACCTCGCCAACGTCGACACCGACAACATGATCGAGTGCACCGAAGCCGACCGTCGCCGCATCTTCAACCTCGGCTACTACACGTGGGTCGAGCAGCAGGGCACGCCGTTCGAACTGTTCGAAGCCCGTCGCAGCCAGGACTTCTGGAAGGGCCTGCGTCGCTACGTCGGCGTGTGGGACGACATGATCGACGAGTTCAACGATCAGGTCGCGGCCGGAAGCTGA
- a CDS encoding SDR family oxidoreductase has translation MNEFAMYASDLLDGRKALVTGGGTGIGKAIATGLSMAGADVVIAARRAEVLDETAAEITAMSGRPVTTDLVDIRDLDTVTALAQRQGDIDILINNAGGQFPQKARDFSPNGWRTVIDLNLNGTWNMVQAFGNIMLDAGGGSICNIVATVGRGIPGIAHSASARAGVVELSKTLAYEWGPKVRINCVAPGQFRTDAYDNTYEEGVGDGFVEQPLPHVGHVSDIANAAVFLVSPTARFITGETLYVDGGLTVQGPMSALPPGGFPERNEPSPHR, from the coding sequence ATGAACGAGTTCGCGATGTACGCCAGCGACCTGCTCGACGGACGCAAGGCGCTCGTCACCGGCGGCGGAACCGGGATCGGCAAGGCGATCGCCACCGGGCTGTCGATGGCCGGCGCCGACGTCGTGATCGCCGCCCGCCGCGCCGAGGTGCTCGACGAGACCGCCGCCGAGATCACCGCCATGTCGGGCCGGCCGGTCACGACCGACCTGGTCGACATCCGCGATCTCGACACCGTGACCGCGCTCGCCCAACGTCAGGGCGACATCGACATCCTGATCAACAATGCCGGCGGACAGTTCCCACAGAAGGCGCGCGACTTCAGCCCCAACGGGTGGCGCACGGTCATCGACCTCAACCTGAACGGCACGTGGAACATGGTGCAGGCCTTCGGCAACATCATGCTCGACGCGGGCGGCGGATCGATCTGCAACATCGTCGCCACGGTGGGCCGGGGCATTCCCGGCATCGCGCACAGCGCGTCCGCTCGCGCCGGCGTCGTCGAACTCTCGAAGACGCTCGCGTACGAGTGGGGGCCGAAGGTCCGGATCAACTGCGTCGCCCCGGGCCAGTTCCGCACCGACGCCTACGACAACACGTACGAGGAGGGCGTCGGCGACGGGTTCGTCGAGCAGCCACTCCCCCACGTCGGTCACGTGTCCGACATCGCCAACGCCGCAGTGTTCCTCGTGTCGCCCACCGCTCGGTTCATCACCGGCGAGACGCTGTACGTCGACGGCGGTCTCACCGTGCAGGGCCCGATGTCGGCGCTGCCACCGGGCGGCTTCCCCGAACGCAACGAACCGTCACCTCACCGCTGA